From a region of the Rhodococcus sp. 4CII genome:
- a CDS encoding acyl-CoA dehydrogenase has protein sequence MTMGLTEEERDLRDSVRGWAARTVTPAVLREAVEAKTEQRPQFWASLADLGVLGLHLPEEVGGAGCGLVELAVATEELGRVLLPGPYLPTVLLGAVLHDAGHTPALSGLADGSTLGAVALQPGTLRLVRDGGVVSLDGESGYVVGGQVGDLFLLAARDGDETVFVALARDRLDITDLPSHDLVRRNATAAVNAVELAESEVLQIDSQRVLDLAATLFAAEASGVADWAVTTAADYAKVRQQFGRPIGQFQGVKHTVARMLCRAEQARVCAWDAARATTPGTGAAEASLAAAVAGATALDAAFTVTRDCIQVLGGIGYTWEHDAHLYLRRAQSLRILLGSTASWRRRVARATIGGTRRLLGVDLPPEAEGIRTDVRTDLVPAAALSERERVTYLAGKGYTAPHLPAPWGRGAGAVEQLVIAEELRAATLRPHDMIIGNWVVPTLIAYGSEDQVQRFVPPSLRGDIVWCQLFSEPGAGSDLAGLTTRATKVDGGWVLQGQKVWTSMARDADWGICLARTDASVPKHKGLSYFLIDMKGSNGLDIRPLREITGEALFNEVFFDDVFVPDDLLVGEPGDGWKLARTTLANERVSLSQDSSLGSGGEALLTLAEELPGGIDDEQLTVLGKVLCDAQSGGLLALRTTLRSIAGGQPGAESSIAKLLGVEHIQQVWEVAMDWAGPRALLGDQPRTSDTQMFLNAQCMSIAGGTTNVQLNIIGERLLGLPRDPEPGK, from the coding sequence ATGACAATGGGATTGACCGAAGAAGAGCGCGATCTGCGCGACTCGGTGCGAGGCTGGGCCGCACGCACCGTGACACCCGCCGTCCTCCGCGAGGCCGTCGAGGCAAAGACAGAGCAGCGACCACAGTTCTGGGCGTCGCTGGCAGACCTGGGCGTACTCGGGCTGCACCTGCCGGAGGAGGTCGGCGGCGCGGGATGCGGGCTCGTGGAACTGGCGGTGGCCACCGAGGAACTCGGCCGGGTACTGCTGCCCGGTCCCTACCTACCGACCGTGTTGCTCGGCGCCGTCCTGCACGACGCGGGTCACACCCCTGCGCTCTCCGGCCTGGCCGACGGTTCGACACTCGGGGCGGTCGCCCTGCAGCCGGGCACACTGCGCCTCGTCCGGGACGGCGGCGTGGTGTCGTTGGACGGTGAATCCGGGTACGTCGTCGGCGGGCAGGTCGGCGACCTGTTCCTGCTCGCGGCGCGGGACGGCGACGAGACCGTGTTCGTGGCGCTGGCCCGCGACCGGCTCGACATCACCGACCTGCCCAGCCACGACCTGGTGCGCCGCAACGCAACAGCGGCGGTGAATGCGGTCGAGCTCGCCGAATCCGAAGTCCTGCAGATCGATTCGCAGCGTGTTCTCGACCTGGCCGCCACCCTGTTCGCCGCCGAGGCGTCGGGGGTCGCCGACTGGGCCGTGACCACCGCCGCCGACTACGCCAAGGTGCGTCAGCAGTTCGGTCGCCCCATCGGCCAGTTCCAGGGTGTGAAACACACGGTGGCCCGGATGCTGTGCCGCGCCGAGCAGGCCAGGGTGTGCGCCTGGGACGCGGCCCGCGCGACGACGCCCGGCACGGGCGCAGCCGAGGCGTCGCTCGCGGCCGCGGTCGCGGGCGCCACCGCCCTCGACGCGGCGTTCACCGTCACCAGGGACTGCATCCAGGTACTCGGCGGCATCGGCTACACGTGGGAACACGACGCCCACCTGTACCTCCGCCGGGCGCAGTCGCTGCGGATCCTGCTCGGGTCCACCGCGTCGTGGCGGCGGCGCGTGGCGCGAGCGACCATCGGTGGCACCCGCCGGCTGCTCGGCGTCGACCTGCCCCCGGAAGCGGAAGGTATCCGCACCGACGTGCGCACGGACCTGGTGCCCGCCGCCGCCCTGAGCGAACGCGAGCGGGTGACGTATCTGGCCGGGAAGGGCTACACCGCACCGCACCTGCCCGCGCCATGGGGTAGGGGAGCGGGCGCCGTGGAACAACTCGTGATCGCGGAGGAACTACGCGCGGCCACGCTGAGACCCCACGACATGATCATCGGGAATTGGGTGGTACCCACCCTGATCGCGTACGGCAGCGAAGACCAGGTGCAGCGTTTCGTGCCCCCGTCGCTGCGCGGCGACATCGTGTGGTGCCAGCTGTTCTCCGAACCCGGGGCCGGATCGGACCTCGCGGGCCTGACCACCCGGGCCACGAAGGTGGACGGCGGCTGGGTGCTGCAGGGGCAGAAGGTGTGGACGTCGATGGCCCGGGACGCGGATTGGGGCATCTGCCTCGCCCGCACCGACGCGTCGGTGCCCAAACACAAGGGACTGTCGTATTTCCTGATCGACATGAAAGGTAGCAACGGCCTCGACATCCGGCCGCTGCGGGAGATCACCGGCGAGGCACTGTTCAACGAGGTGTTCTTCGACGACGTGTTCGTCCCTGACGACCTCCTGGTGGGCGAACCGGGTGACGGCTGGAAGCTGGCCCGCACCACCCTCGCCAACGAACGGGTGTCGCTGTCGCAAGACTCCTCGCTCGGTTCCGGCGGTGAGGCTCTGCTGACCCTGGCCGAGGAGCTGCCCGGCGGCATCGACGACGAGCAGCTGACCGTGCTCGGCAAGGTCCTCTGCGACGCACAGTCCGGTGGGCTGCTCGCACTCCGCACCACCCTGCGCTCGATCGCGGGCGGGCAACCGGGCGCCGAGTCGTCCATCGCGAAACTGCTCGGTGTCGAACACATCCAGCAGGTGTGGGAGGTGGCGATGGACTGGGCGGGACCGCGGGCCCTGCTCGGCGATCAGCCCCGCACGTCGGACACGCAGATGTTCCTGAACGCGCAGTGCATGTCGATCGCGGGCGGCACCACCAACGTCCAGCTCAACATCATCGGCGAACGCCTGCTGGGTCTGCCCCGCGACCCCGAGCCCGGAAAGTGA
- a CDS encoding FAD-dependent oxidoreductase, protein MQDWTTECDVLVVGSGGGALTGAYTAASQGLRTLVLEKTPLFGGTSAYSGAAVWLPGTAVQERAGIGDSTDKARTYLRAVVGDGEIDRQEAYVSTAPEVVALLESDPHIEFEWRAFPDYYKAPGRMDYGRAINPLDLPGDEIGELREVIRPEADVDRAGEPHPEGTLNGGRALIGRLLMALYGTGHAELRTETAARSLIVENGRVVGAVATDAAGETIRIRATRGVLLAAGGIEGSAALRTENGTPGKAEWSMGPRGANTGDLLQAAVEVGADTALLDEAWWCPGVELPDGSGAFMVGVRGGILVDTAGERYLNESLPYDQFGRAMIEHGSSSSYLVFDSKEGGPVLPAISIPNISAEQHLAAGTWVTADTIEELAEKIDVPADALRRTVEQFNDFAKHGVDEAFHRGEDPYDNFFCPPGAGADAPPNPALSAVSQGPFHAARIVLSDLGTKGGVRTDADARVLRADGTAIDGLYAAGNTSASLSGRFYPGPGVPLGTAMVFSYRAVQHMQS, encoded by the coding sequence ATGCAGGACTGGACAACCGAGTGCGACGTGCTGGTGGTCGGTTCGGGCGGCGGCGCCCTGACCGGCGCTTACACGGCCGCTTCGCAGGGTTTGCGCACCCTCGTTCTCGAGAAGACCCCACTGTTCGGCGGGACGTCCGCGTATTCCGGCGCCGCGGTGTGGCTGCCGGGCACCGCGGTGCAGGAACGCGCCGGGATCGGTGACTCCACGGACAAGGCCCGCACCTACCTGCGTGCGGTGGTGGGCGACGGGGAGATCGACCGTCAAGAGGCGTACGTGTCGACCGCACCCGAGGTCGTCGCACTTCTCGAATCCGATCCCCACATCGAATTCGAGTGGCGAGCGTTCCCCGATTACTACAAGGCGCCCGGTCGCATGGACTACGGTCGCGCTATCAATCCGCTCGACCTGCCGGGCGACGAGATCGGGGAACTCCGCGAGGTCATCCGGCCCGAAGCCGACGTCGACCGTGCCGGCGAGCCGCACCCCGAGGGAACGCTGAACGGGGGCCGCGCCCTGATCGGCCGTCTCCTCATGGCCCTCTACGGCACCGGGCACGCGGAACTGCGCACCGAGACCGCGGCCCGTTCGCTGATCGTCGAGAACGGCCGGGTCGTCGGCGCCGTGGCGACAGATGCGGCCGGTGAGACGATCCGGATCCGGGCCACGCGCGGCGTCCTCCTCGCGGCGGGCGGCATCGAGGGCAGCGCGGCCCTGCGCACCGAGAACGGCACACCGGGCAAGGCGGAATGGAGCATGGGCCCGCGCGGCGCGAACACCGGCGACCTCCTGCAGGCTGCGGTGGAGGTCGGCGCGGACACCGCGCTCCTCGACGAGGCGTGGTGGTGCCCCGGGGTCGAACTTCCGGACGGCTCGGGCGCTTTCATGGTGGGGGTGCGAGGCGGAATTCTGGTCGACACGGCCGGCGAGCGGTACCTCAACGAGTCGTTGCCGTACGACCAGTTCGGGCGCGCGATGATCGAGCACGGCAGCAGCAGTTCGTATCTCGTGTTCGACTCGAAGGAGGGCGGGCCCGTGTTGCCGGCCATCTCCATTCCGAACATTTCCGCCGAGCAGCATCTCGCGGCGGGCACCTGGGTCACGGCGGACACGATCGAGGAACTCGCGGAGAAGATCGACGTCCCCGCGGACGCGTTGCGCCGCACCGTCGAACAGTTCAACGATTTCGCCAAGCACGGCGTCGACGAGGCGTTCCACCGGGGCGAGGATCCGTACGACAACTTCTTCTGCCCTCCGGGCGCGGGCGCGGACGCGCCGCCGAATCCGGCGCTGAGCGCGGTGTCGCAGGGCCCGTTCCACGCGGCCCGCATCGTCCTCAGCGACCTCGGCACCAAGGGCGGTGTCCGGACCGACGCCGACGCCCGGGTCCTGCGCGCCGACGGCACGGCCATCGACGGACTGTATGCGGCCGGCAACACGAGCGCCTCCCTCAGTGGCCGCTTCTATCCGGGCCCGGGTGTGCCGCTCGGCACCGCAATGGTGTTCTCCTACCGGGCAGTTCAGCACATGCAGAGCTGA
- a CDS encoding steroid 3-ketoacyl-CoA thiolase: protein MGNAVIVDAARTPIGRRRGALSGLHPAELLGAVQRGVLERAGVAPEDIGQIVGGCVTQAGEQSNNVTRQAWLHAGLPYTTAATSLDCACGSSQQAVHVVAGLIASGQISAGIGCGVEAMSRVFLGQAATPETGNPYPDDWSIDMGDQFTSAQRIADLRGFERGDVDALGLESQRRAAQAWAEGRFDREIVPVTAPVVDKAGAPTGDVAVVTRDGGLRETTAEGLSALKPVIDDHIHTAGNSSQISDGAAAVLLMDEDRARALGLRPRARIVASGMVGSDPYYHLDGPIESTRMVLARAGMSLGDIDLVEINEAFASVVLSWAQVHGADMSKVNVNGGAIALGHPVGSTGARLITTALHELERSDTSTALITMCAGGALSTATVIERI, encoded by the coding sequence ATGGGTAACGCCGTCATCGTCGACGCGGCACGGACGCCGATCGGCCGCCGGCGCGGGGCACTGTCCGGGCTGCACCCGGCCGAACTGCTCGGCGCCGTCCAACGAGGTGTCCTCGAGCGGGCGGGCGTCGCCCCGGAGGACATCGGGCAGATCGTCGGCGGATGTGTCACCCAGGCCGGTGAGCAGTCCAACAACGTGACCCGGCAGGCGTGGCTGCACGCCGGATTGCCGTACACGACGGCGGCCACGTCGCTCGACTGCGCCTGCGGGTCGTCCCAGCAGGCCGTCCACGTCGTGGCGGGTCTCATCGCGTCCGGCCAGATCTCCGCCGGCATCGGGTGCGGTGTCGAGGCGATGAGCCGGGTATTCCTCGGCCAGGCCGCCACACCTGAGACGGGCAATCCGTACCCCGACGACTGGTCGATCGACATGGGCGACCAGTTCACGTCCGCGCAGCGGATCGCCGACCTGCGCGGGTTCGAGCGTGGTGACGTCGATGCTCTCGGCCTCGAGTCGCAACGACGCGCCGCCCAGGCCTGGGCGGAAGGGCGGTTCGACCGCGAGATCGTCCCCGTCACCGCGCCCGTCGTGGACAAGGCCGGCGCACCGACCGGTGACGTCGCGGTGGTCACCCGGGACGGGGGACTGCGGGAGACGACGGCGGAGGGCCTGTCGGCCCTGAAACCTGTGATCGACGACCACATCCACACCGCGGGCAACTCCTCCCAGATCAGCGACGGCGCCGCCGCCGTCCTGCTCATGGACGAAGACCGTGCCCGCGCGCTCGGATTGCGACCGCGCGCGAGGATCGTCGCGTCCGGCATGGTCGGCTCCGATCCCTACTACCACCTCGACGGGCCGATCGAGTCGACGCGGATGGTCCTCGCGCGCGCCGGAATGTCGCTGGGCGACATCGATCTCGTCGAGATCAACGAGGCGTTCGCGTCCGTCGTGTTGTCGTGGGCGCAGGTACACGGCGCCGACATGTCGAAGGTGAACGTCAACGGCGGTGCCATCGCACTCGGCCACCCGGTGGGCTCCACGGGGGCCCGGCTGATCACCACCGCACTGCACGAATTGGAGCGGTCCGACACCTCCACAGCGCTGATCACGATGTGCGCGGGCGGTGCGCTGTCCACCGCAACCGTCATCGAACGCATCTGA
- a CDS encoding MaoC/PaaZ C-terminal domain-containing protein, whose translation MAIDRDVALISDPTVREVSWTERDVILYHLGLGAGENALDPAELRWVYEKNLQVLPTFAVVAGQGISAGAIPPVGMTLPGIDIDLRKILHGGQSLTVHAPIPASGTARLSSRVADVWDKGRAAVVVLEQTATDSDGNPLWTAGMQIWARDEGGFGGSPGPESVATVPDREPDKVLVSRTGPAQALLYRLSGDLNPLHADPDFAAAAGFDRPILHGLASYGVVCKSVVDGVLDGDPTRLRHYAVRFAGSVYPGETVETAIWRDGDRLMLRAICPDRDGQSVLTHATMEVSE comes from the coding sequence ATGGCGATCGACAGGGACGTGGCCCTGATCAGCGACCCGACGGTGCGGGAGGTGTCGTGGACCGAACGCGACGTGATCCTGTACCACCTCGGACTCGGCGCCGGCGAGAATGCGCTGGACCCCGCCGAACTGCGCTGGGTGTACGAGAAGAACTTGCAGGTTCTGCCCACCTTCGCGGTGGTGGCGGGGCAGGGAATCTCGGCAGGCGCGATACCCCCGGTCGGCATGACGCTGCCCGGCATCGACATCGACCTGCGCAAGATCCTGCACGGCGGGCAGTCGCTCACCGTGCATGCGCCGATTCCGGCGTCGGGCACGGCCCGGCTGTCCTCGCGGGTGGCCGACGTGTGGGACAAGGGCAGGGCCGCCGTCGTCGTGCTCGAACAGACGGCCACCGACTCGGACGGGAACCCGTTGTGGACCGCGGGGATGCAGATCTGGGCCCGCGATGAGGGCGGGTTCGGCGGCTCCCCGGGGCCCGAGTCGGTGGCCACGGTGCCGGACCGGGAACCGGACAAGGTGCTCGTGTCGCGCACGGGGCCGGCGCAGGCGCTGCTCTACCGGCTCAGCGGCGACCTCAACCCGCTGCACGCGGACCCCGATTTCGCGGCCGCGGCCGGGTTCGACCGGCCGATCCTGCACGGGCTCGCGTCGTACGGTGTGGTGTGCAAGTCCGTCGTCGACGGGGTGCTGGACGGCGATCCCACCCGCCTGCGCCACTACGCGGTGCGGTTCGCCGGATCGGTGTACCCGGGTGAGACGGTGGAGACCGCGATCTGGCGCGACGGCGACCGACTCATGTTGCGTGCCATCTGCCCCGACCGCGACGGCCAGTCGGTACTGACCCACGCGACGATGGAGGTGAGCGAGTGA
- the hsaA gene encoding 3-hydroxy-9,10-secoandrosta-1,3,5(10)-triene-9,17-dione monooxygenase oxygenase subunit yields the protein MTNEVLRSVRGLLPTIAECADKVDESRRVSEQVIRELGDAGVFKMLQPRRYGGAESNPVHFYEVVRAVSGVCGSTGWLASVLGVHPWHLALFDDRAQHDVWGHDDSVLVSSAYAPVGRLVPVDGGYLLTGDWHFSSGCEHASWALLGAMLVGAEGRPVDFLTALVPRSDYRIHDVWDVVGMRGTASNEISAEGVFVPEHRIKRNYETAQLRGPGQKVNRGPLYRLPFATLFTTAVAAPGVGVVAGCYERYLTFMRERVRLSLGGGRFVDDQFAQVAVARASSEIDAAILQMDRNVRELWELAEAGAELPMGLRLRVRRDQVRATERALDAIDLLFKTAGGSSLSRGNAIERSWRDAHAGSVHVANEPERALALFGRGAFGLPVEDNLV from the coding sequence ATGACGAACGAGGTCCTCCGATCGGTCCGTGGTCTGCTGCCGACGATCGCGGAGTGCGCGGACAAGGTCGACGAGTCCCGGCGGGTGTCCGAACAGGTGATCCGCGAACTCGGCGACGCCGGAGTGTTCAAGATGCTGCAGCCCCGGCGGTACGGCGGCGCGGAGAGCAATCCGGTGCACTTCTACGAGGTGGTGCGCGCCGTGTCCGGTGTGTGCGGGTCCACGGGGTGGCTGGCGTCCGTGCTCGGCGTGCACCCGTGGCACCTGGCCCTGTTCGACGACCGCGCACAGCACGACGTGTGGGGCCACGACGATTCGGTTCTCGTGTCGTCCGCCTATGCGCCCGTCGGGCGGCTCGTCCCGGTGGACGGCGGGTATCTGCTGACCGGGGATTGGCACTTCTCCTCCGGCTGCGAACATGCGTCGTGGGCGCTGCTCGGCGCGATGCTGGTCGGGGCCGAGGGCCGCCCGGTCGATTTCCTGACCGCGCTGGTGCCGCGCTCGGACTACCGCATCCACGACGTGTGGGACGTGGTGGGGATGCGTGGCACCGCCAGCAACGAGATCAGTGCCGAGGGCGTGTTCGTTCCCGAACACCGGATCAAGAGGAATTACGAGACGGCGCAACTGCGCGGACCCGGGCAGAAGGTGAATCGGGGGCCGCTGTACCGGTTGCCGTTCGCCACCCTGTTCACCACCGCCGTCGCGGCGCCCGGGGTCGGTGTCGTCGCGGGATGCTACGAACGCTATCTGACGTTCATGCGGGAACGGGTGCGGCTCAGCCTCGGCGGCGGCAGATTCGTCGACGACCAGTTCGCCCAGGTCGCGGTGGCCCGGGCGTCGTCGGAGATCGATGCCGCGATATTGCAGATGGATCGCAACGTGCGGGAATTGTGGGAACTGGCGGAGGCCGGTGCAGAGCTCCCCATGGGTCTGCGCCTGCGGGTGCGCCGCGACCAGGTGCGGGCCACCGAGCGTGCCCTCGACGCGATCGACCTGCTGTTCAAGACGGCAGGTGGGAGTTCGCTGTCGCGCGGCAATGCGATCGAACGGTCGTGGCGGGATGCCCACGCGGGCAGCGTGCACGTGGCGAACGAGCCCGAACGCGCCCTCGCCCTGTTCGGCAGGGGCGCGTTCGGACTCCCGGTGGAGGACAACCTCGTGTAG
- a CDS encoding class I adenylate-forming enzyme family protein encodes MTAPTDPQLHLDQVMSRLTGPGGRFELVEEPVLGTRMPVMKHRGRSVGELLTTSLRWGDRDYLVTADRRLSYTEHAAAVAALATALREDHGVGKGDRVAILAANTPEWVIAFWATQVLGAISVGLNGWWVPREVEYGLAHSRPTVVIADAKRAETLAAVGTDLPVLTMEQDLPAIFARYAGSPMPHTDVDEDDPAAILYTSGTSGRPKGALHSQRNILAVVDYHRFSDAVVGEFSGRPVDPAVPSPQRYLLTSPLFHIASLHNLVIPRLATGGAVVMHQGGFDVDAVLRLVERERVTNWGAVPTMASRLVEHDNLDRYDLSSLTSFSLASAPSSVAFKERLREKVPFARNALVDSYGLTECSTAIAVATAPELEQFPGTLGRPIITVSMEIRDPYGEWLPDGVEGEVCVRSPFVMLGYWEDEAATAAAIAPGRWLRTGDYGLVENGRLRLTGRRSDLILRGGENVYPTEIEQCLDEHPDVLECAVIGAPHQDLGQEVSAVVVLRPGAATTEAELRAYASERLSYFKVPTRWRITTDLLPRNATGKMIRRDITV; translated from the coding sequence ATGACAGCCCCCACAGATCCACAGTTGCACCTGGATCAGGTGATGTCCCGTCTCACCGGACCCGGTGGCCGGTTCGAACTCGTCGAGGAGCCGGTGCTCGGCACCCGGATGCCGGTGATGAAACACCGCGGACGCTCGGTCGGCGAACTCCTCACCACCTCGCTCCGGTGGGGCGACCGCGACTACCTCGTCACCGCCGACCGCCGGCTGTCGTACACCGAGCACGCCGCCGCCGTCGCGGCCTTGGCGACGGCGCTGCGCGAGGACCACGGCGTCGGCAAGGGTGATCGCGTCGCGATCCTGGCCGCGAACACCCCCGAGTGGGTGATCGCGTTCTGGGCCACGCAGGTGCTCGGCGCCATCAGCGTCGGATTGAACGGCTGGTGGGTTCCGCGCGAGGTCGAGTACGGGCTCGCCCACAGCCGTCCGACCGTGGTGATCGCGGACGCAAAACGCGCCGAGACGCTCGCCGCCGTCGGCACCGATCTCCCCGTCCTCACGATGGAACAGGATCTGCCCGCGATCTTCGCGCGGTACGCCGGTTCCCCGATGCCGCACACCGATGTCGACGAGGACGACCCGGCCGCCATCCTCTACACCAGCGGCACGAGCGGCAGGCCCAAGGGCGCGTTGCACTCGCAGCGCAACATCCTGGCCGTCGTCGACTACCACCGGTTCAGCGACGCGGTGGTCGGCGAATTCAGTGGACGGCCCGTCGATCCGGCGGTGCCGAGTCCGCAGCGCTACCTCCTGACCTCCCCCCTGTTCCACATTGCCAGCCTGCACAATCTGGTGATTCCGCGGCTGGCGACCGGCGGCGCCGTCGTCATGCACCAGGGCGGATTCGACGTCGACGCCGTGCTCCGTCTCGTCGAGCGGGAACGCGTCACCAACTGGGGTGCGGTGCCCACCATGGCGTCCCGCCTGGTCGAACACGACAACCTCGACCGGTACGACCTGTCGTCGCTCACGTCGTTCTCGCTGGCGTCCGCACCGTCGTCGGTCGCGTTCAAGGAACGGCTGCGCGAGAAGGTGCCGTTCGCCCGTAACGCGCTCGTGGACAGTTACGGACTCACCGAGTGCAGCACCGCGATCGCCGTCGCCACCGCCCCCGAACTCGAGCAGTTCCCGGGCACTCTGGGGCGGCCGATCATCACGGTGAGCATGGAGATCCGCGACCCGTACGGGGAGTGGCTGCCCGACGGCGTCGAGGGTGAGGTGTGTGTCCGCAGTCCGTTCGTGATGCTCGGCTACTGGGAGGACGAGGCCGCCACCGCCGCCGCGATCGCCCCCGGCCGGTGGCTCCGGACCGGCGACTACGGACTCGTCGAGAACGGTCGCCTGCGGCTCACCGGGCGGCGCTCGGATCTGATCCTGCGGGGCGGCGAGAACGTGTACCCCACCGAGATCGAGCAGTGCCTCGACGAACACCCCGACGTGCTCGAATGCGCGGTGATCGGGGCACCGCACCAGGATCTGGGGCAGGAGGTGTCGGCTGTCGTGGTCCTGCGACCGGGTGCCGCGACCACGGAGGCGGAACTGCGTGCGTACGCGTCCGAGCGACTGTCGTACTTCAAGGTCCCGACGCGGTGGCGGATCACCACGGACCTGTTGCCCCGCAATGCGACCGGCAAGATGATCCGCCGCGACATCACCGTCTGA
- a CDS encoding PaaI family thioesterase: MSVGTHPTCATSPSGTVLTSPPDGSAVDRATGAARRVVDALLRTDRGNANLDRVAEELNSIAGHLEEHAPAVAERLIDMWNGEGVTRHDPVTGPENAIAPPLVLEGLSDGSVRGTVTLTIPYQGPPGHVHGGVSALLLDHVLGVANAWAGKAGMTAQLSTRYHRPTPLFEPLTLSGKLMSVDGRKITTAGEIRTADGQVCVSVEGLFVDKTVPRPR; this comes from the coding sequence GTGAGCGTCGGCACGCATCCCACCTGCGCGACCAGCCCGTCGGGGACGGTGCTGACGTCGCCGCCCGATGGTTCCGCCGTCGACCGGGCGACCGGGGCCGCCCGCCGCGTGGTCGATGCGCTGCTGCGGACCGACCGCGGCAACGCCAACCTCGACCGCGTCGCCGAAGAGCTGAACAGCATCGCCGGGCACCTCGAGGAGCACGCCCCCGCGGTCGCCGAACGGCTGATCGACATGTGGAACGGCGAGGGCGTCACCCGGCACGATCCCGTGACCGGACCCGAGAACGCGATCGCGCCGCCGCTGGTCCTCGAGGGACTGTCCGACGGATCGGTCCGGGGCACCGTCACGCTGACCATCCCGTACCAGGGCCCACCCGGACACGTGCACGGCGGTGTGTCCGCACTGCTGCTCGACCACGTCCTCGGCGTCGCCAACGCCTGGGCCGGAAAGGCGGGTATGACAGCGCAATTGAGCACCCGCTACCACCGTCCGACTCCGCTGTTCGAACCCCTCACCCTCAGCGGGAAGCTGATGTCGGTGGACGGCCGCAAGATCACCACCGCCGGCGAGATCCGCACCGCGGACGGGCAGGTGTGCGTCTCCGTCGAGGGACTGTTCGTCGACAAGACGGTGCCCCGCCCGCGTTGA
- a CDS encoding TetR family transcriptional regulator → MPRIAEARDAAEPSSEEQRARHVRMLEAAVELATEKELARVQMHEVAKRAGVAIGTLYRYFPSKTHLFVAVMVDQIDRMGVGFRKTAPPGESPQDAVYNVLVRATRGLLRRPALSTAMIQSTSTANVASVPDAGKVDRAFRQIMLDAAGIEHPTEEDLTALRLLVQLWFGVIQSCLNGRVSIPDAESDIRKACDLLLVNLSHR, encoded by the coding sequence GTGCCGAGAATCGCCGAAGCGCGGGATGCTGCCGAACCGAGTTCGGAAGAACAGCGGGCCCGCCACGTCCGCATGCTCGAGGCCGCCGTCGAACTGGCCACGGAGAAGGAACTCGCGCGGGTCCAGATGCACGAGGTGGCCAAACGCGCGGGTGTCGCCATCGGGACGCTCTACCGGTATTTCCCGTCCAAGACGCACCTGTTCGTCGCGGTGATGGTCGATCAGATCGATCGGATGGGTGTCGGGTTCAGGAAGACCGCGCCCCCGGGGGAGTCGCCGCAGGATGCGGTGTACAACGTGCTGGTCCGGGCCACCCGGGGTCTGCTGCGTCGCCCCGCCTTGTCCACGGCGATGATTCAGTCCACGAGCACCGCCAACGTCGCGTCCGTGCCGGACGCCGGGAAGGTCGACCGGGCGTTCCGGCAGATCATGCTGGACGCCGCGGGGATCGAACACCCGACCGAGGAAGATCTGACGGCACTGCGCCTGCTGGTGCAGCTGTGGTTCGGCGTGATCCAGTCGTGCCTCAACGGCCGCGTCTCGATTCCCGACGCCGAGTCCGACATTCGCAAGGCCTGTGACCTCCTTCTGGTCAACCTGTCGCACCGCTGA